A single genomic interval of Hippoglossus stenolepis isolate QCI-W04-F060 chromosome 24, HSTE1.2, whole genome shotgun sequence harbors:
- the abcb6a gene encoding ATP-binding cassette sub-family B member 6, with protein MVFIQSYCEANSSISHTWVEQGISPCFYFTLVPSILLTLSFFFGTIHFVFYQKYGTAMEPKFIPRTCLYGFQLAMSVLLLVQFLGGVVWQAAAGGELPGYVVLYGCFSALAWAWAISLLRVERRRVLVMDRTRGHSAFLLLFWALAFSAENLAFVSWYSPHWWWGLENSDQQVQFALWLIRYTCTGLLFLIGLKAPGLPRKPYMLLINEDERDVENSQSLLGRTEENQSTWQGFRQKVRLLVPYMWPKGNIVLQLLVVFCLVLLAFERAINVFVPIYYKNIVNDLTGGRSWPTVATTVCIYVLLKFLQGGGAGASGFVSNMRSFLWIRVQQFTNRVVQVHLFGHLHSLSLRWHLGRKTGDVLRSMDRGTSSINSLLSYLVFSIFPTIADIVISIVYFITYFNAWFGLIVFVCMALYLTLTIIITEWRTKFRRDMNLQDNNAKSKAVDSLLNFETVKYYNAESYEVSRFEDFILKYQASEWKTQASLAFLNQTQNLIIGSGLLAGSLLCAYFVTEGKFQVGDFVLFGTYIIQLYTPLNWFGTYYRVIQNSFIDMENMIKLFEEEEEVKDEVNAGNLHYEQGRVEFENVHFSYINGKEILNDVSFTVLPGQTVALVGPSGSGKSTIIRLLFRFYDVNGGCIRIDGQDISKVKQTSLRAHIGVVPQDTVLFNSNIRDNIRYGRISASDQEVEEAALAADIHDKIVTFPEGYDTQVGERGLKLSGGEKQRVAIARTILKAPQIILLDEATSALDTKTERNIQASLAKVCANRTTVVVAHRLSTIIGADQILVISDGRIAERGGHDELLLKGGLYADMWMNQQQAQDYDSSSDTEAKDRKSEKLQPPSTSSGPDDH; from the exons ATGGTGTTTATCCAGAGCTACTGTGAAGCCAACTCCTCCATCTCCCACACCTGGGTGGAGCAAGGCATCTCCCCCTGCTTCTACTTCACACTCGTCCCCTCCATCCTGCTCaccctctccttcttcttcggCACCATCCACTTCGTATTCTACCAGAAATATGGCACAGCCATGGAACCCAAGTTCATCCCGCGCACCTGCCTCTACGGCTTCCAGCTGGCCATGTCcgtcctcctcctggttcagtTTCTGGGTGGGGTGGTGTGGCAGGCGGCCGCCGGAGGGGAGCTCCCAGGCTATGTGGTGCTCTATGGCTGCTTCTCGGCGCTGGCCTGGGCCTGGGCCATAAGCCTGCTCAGGGTGGAGAGACGCAGGGTCCTGGTGATGGACCGGACGAGGGGCCACAGcgccttcctgctgctgttctggGCTCTGGCCTTCTCAGCTGAGAACCTGGCGTTCGTGTCCTGGTACAGTCCTCACTGGTGGTGGGGGCTGGAGAACAGTGACCAGCag GTGCAGTTTGCCCTGTGGCTGATTCGCTACACGTGCACCGGGCTGCTCTTCCTCATTGGTCTCAAAGCGCCCGGGTTGCCACGGAAACCATACATGCTCCTGATAAACGAAGATGAGCGGGACGTGGAGAACAGCCAG AGTCTCTTGGGCAGAACCGAGGAGAACCAGTCCACCTGGCAGGGCTTCAGACAGAAGGTCCGTCTGCTCGTCCCCTACATGTGGCCCAAAGGCAACAtcgtcctccagctgctggtcGTCTTCTGTTTGGTGCTGCTGGCATTCGAGAGGGCCATTAATGTCTTTGTACCCATTTACTACAAGAATATCG TGAATGACCTAACCGGTGGCAGAAGCTGGCCCACTGTGGCCACTACAGTGTGCATTTATGTCCTGCTCAAGTTCCTGCAGGGTGGAGGGGCAG GTGCCTCTGGGTTTGTCAGCAACATGCGCTCGTTCCTGTGGATCCGCGTGCAGCAGTTCACCAACCGCGTGGTTCAGGTGCATCTGTTCGGCCACTTGCACTCGCTCTCCCTGCGCTGGCATCTGGGCCGCAAAACCGGGGACGTGCTGAGGAGCATGGACCGCGGCACCTCCTCCATCAACAGCCTGCTCAG CTACTTAGTTTTCAGCATCTTCCCAACCATCGCCGACATCGTCATCTCCATCGTCTACTTCATCACATATTTCAATGCCTGGTTTGGCCTTATCGTCTTCGTCTGCATGGCCTTGTACCTCA ctttgaccatcatcatcaccgaATGGAGGACAAAGTTCAGACGAGACATGAATCTGCAGGACAACAACGCCAAGTCCAAGGCTGTGGACTCCTTGTTGAACTTTGAGACG GTGAAGTACTACAATGCAGAGAGCTACGAGGTCAGCCGTTTTGAGGATTTCATCTTAAAATATCAG GCGTCTGAGTGGAAGACCCAGGCGTCCCTGGCCTTCCTCAACCAGACGCAGAACCTCATCATCGGCTCCGGTCTGCTGGCCGGCTCCCTGCTCTGTGCCTACTTCGTGACTGAAGGAAAGTTTCAG GTTGGAGACTTTGTTCTCTTTGGTACCTACATCATCCAGCTGTACACCCCCCTCAACTGGTTTGGAACCTACTACCG AGTGATCCAGAATTCTTTCATCGACATGGAAAACATGATTAAACTatttgaggaagaggaagag GTGAAAGACGAAGTAAACGCCGGGAATCTTCACTACGAACAGGGAAGAGTGGAGTTCGAGAACGTTCACTTCAGCTACATAAACGG CAAGGAGATTCTGAACGACGTGTCCTTCACTGTGCTGCCGGGACAAACTGTCGCTCTG GTCGGACCATCAGGGTCTGGGAAGAGCACCATCATCCGACTGCTCTTCCGTTTCTATGACGTTAATGGAGGCTGCATTCGCATTGATGGCCAGGATATATCAAAA gtgAAGCAGACGTCTCTGCGGGCTCATATCGGCGTCGTTCCCCAGGACACTGTGTTATTTAACTCCAACATCCGGGATAATATTCGCTACGGGCGCATCTCTGCTAGCgaccaggaggtggaggaggctgcTCTCGCTGCGGATATCCACGATAAAATCGTGACCTTCCCTGAAG GTTATGATACCCAGGTGGGGGAGCGAGGTCTGAagctgagtggaggagagaagcagagggtGGCCATCGCCAGAACCATCCTCAAAGCGCCGCAGATCATCCTGCTGGACGAG GCCACATCGGCActagacacaaaaacagaacGCAACATCCAAGCGTCACTGGCTAAAGTCTGTGCCAATCGTACAACAGTTGTTGTTGCTCACAG GTTGTCGACCATCATCGGCGCAGACCAGATCCTTGTTATAAGTGACGGTCGGattgcagagagaggagg ACACGATGAATTGCTGCTGAAGGGCGGCTTGTACGCAGACATGTGGATGAACCAGCAGCAGGCGCAGGACTACGATTCCTCGTCCGACACCGAAGCCAAAGATCGGAAATCTGAGAAACTGCAGCCACCGTCCACTTCTTCAGGCCCCGACGACCactga